A portion of the Desulfovibrio sp. Huiquan2017 genome contains these proteins:
- a CDS encoding aryl-sulfate sulfotransferase, with translation MLKLQRWHMALLLGIFVMVLSSVAFAYEAITGPTGVLYYNQEKSYQGYTLYDPTVACKTTYLIDMRGNIVHTWTSEYTAGLHSVLLPNGHLLRAGVLPRKKEVGYCGIGGAGGILEEFDWNGKKVWEYKMFIPNKEIQHHTFCRMPNGNTMILGWETLTNNEARKLGRSPLTIPTKPVVSNGIPHDRFWVDFVREINPEGKTVWEWHIKDHIGTGPKQFDINYTLPMPMGEMYATYDWSHFNTVNYIPETDTVVLNSRNLSEFYLINHKTGEMEYRWGNPSAWDPNAKKPGYWDDGSQQMFGNHCATPLKNGHILVFDNGSERPQDRRSRAIEVDPKTGKIVWEFRTRHTNSFNSHRQGAVQRLKNGNTLITSTHGGHIFEVNPEGRLVWEFVNPISAGKTKAVFHNIDGLPFEAHIDGMANMVHRAYRYGEDYPAFYGKTLTPQGYIAGDDAPRFFRDYHAGAGFTAPAAGAAPAKAPAAAVPAEDDSDGPTMNAY, from the coding sequence GTGCTTAAATTGCAACGCTGGCACATGGCGCTTCTGCTCGGGATTTTCGTGATGGTCCTGAGTTCGGTGGCGTTCGCCTATGAAGCCATCACCGGCCCCACCGGTGTGTTGTACTACAATCAGGAGAAGTCCTATCAGGGCTACACCCTGTATGACCCTACGGTGGCCTGCAAGACCACCTATCTCATCGACATGCGCGGCAACATCGTCCACACCTGGACAAGCGAATACACTGCGGGCCTGCATTCCGTGCTGTTGCCCAACGGCCATTTGTTGCGCGCTGGCGTCCTGCCCAGGAAAAAAGAAGTCGGCTACTGCGGTATCGGCGGTGCGGGCGGCATCCTGGAAGAATTTGATTGGAATGGCAAAAAGGTCTGGGAATACAAGATGTTCATCCCCAATAAGGAGATTCAGCATCATACCTTCTGCCGCATGCCCAACGGCAACACCATGATCCTGGGCTGGGAAACCCTGACCAATAACGAGGCCCGAAAGCTGGGCCGCAGTCCTCTGACCATCCCGACCAAGCCGGTGGTCTCCAATGGCATCCCCCACGACCGGTTCTGGGTGGACTTCGTTCGCGAAATCAATCCCGAAGGCAAGACCGTGTGGGAATGGCACATCAAGGATCACATCGGCACGGGCCCCAAGCAGTTCGACATCAACTACACCCTGCCCATGCCCATGGGCGAGATGTACGCCACCTACGACTGGTCCCACTTCAACACCGTCAACTACATCCCCGAGACCGACACCGTGGTCCTGAACTCGCGCAATCTGTCCGAGTTCTACCTCATCAACCACAAGACCGGTGAAATGGAATACCGCTGGGGCAATCCCTCTGCCTGGGATCCCAACGCCAAGAAGCCCGGCTACTGGGATGACGGTTCCCAGCAGATGTTCGGCAACCACTGCGCCACTCCGCTGAAGAACGGCCACATACTCGTCTTCGACAACGGTTCCGAGCGTCCCCAAGACCGTCGGTCCCGCGCCATCGAGGTCGATCCCAAGACTGGCAAGATTGTCTGGGAATTCAGGACCCGCCATACCAACAGCTTCAACTCCCACCGCCAGGGCGCGGTGCAGCGGCTGAAGAACGGCAATACCTTGATCACCTCCACCCACGGCGGCCACATCTTCGAGGTCAATCCCGAGGGACGGTTGGTCTGGGAATTCGTCAATCCGATCTCCGCGGGCAAGACCAAGGCCGTGTTCCACAATATCGACGGACTGCCGTTTGAGGCCCACATCGACGGCATGGCCAACATGGTGCACCGCGCCTATCGTTACGGCGAGGACTACCCGGCCTTCTACGGCAAGACCTTGACTCCGCAGGGCTACATCGCGGGCGATGACGCGCCGCGTTTCTTCCGCGACTATCACGCTGGTGCCGGTTTCACCGCTCCGGCGGCGGGCGCGGCTCCGGCCAAGGCCCCGGCCGCGGCTGTTCCGGCCGAGGACGATAGTGACGGCCCGACCATGAACGCCTACTAG
- a CDS encoding transporter, translating to MKSIKIGLLGCLLLVLLAVPVRAEEKTPVAWGGVGSTFGPCGLGFPTGALGVGGNVYFGKSNGVRESARRVNGNVKTTKLNEIFKLRYGIMDGLDVRTATPIYNVHLDRQGTANRDTYGVGDSTVLLHKTFLTQKSGDPFSLALDFGGIVPTGSVTEHSSDAAGNSAWGAVVGVGATYFLGANRFDSEVNYATFTEGARDYEHGDRVRWNLGYAYALSDRWDIGAESSWTMQEEARYKNEGMKDAYVEWYMGPKVSYKYTPWKLYAGLLADAPVHRWYESNKAGSDDFRLQLKLIKVFNLNALFD from the coding sequence ATGAAAAGTATCAAAATCGGATTACTGGGCTGTCTGCTGCTCGTCTTGCTGGCTGTCCCGGTCCGAGCCGAAGAGAAAACGCCCGTCGCCTGGGGGGGCGTGGGTTCGACCTTCGGCCCTTGCGGCCTGGGGTTCCCAACCGGCGCCCTCGGCGTCGGCGGCAACGTCTACTTCGGCAAAAGCAACGGCGTCCGGGAAAGCGCCCGGCGCGTCAACGGCAACGTCAAGACGACCAAACTCAACGAGATTTTCAAACTCCGCTACGGCATCATGGACGGCTTGGATGTCCGTACGGCGACCCCGATCTACAATGTTCACCTGGACCGCCAGGGCACAGCCAACCGGGACACCTACGGCGTCGGCGACAGCACCGTGCTGCTGCACAAGACCTTTCTGACCCAGAAGAGCGGCGACCCGTTCTCCCTGGCCTTGGACTTCGGCGGCATCGTGCCCACCGGATCCGTGACCGAACACTCTTCCGACGCCGCCGGCAACTCCGCCTGGGGCGCGGTGGTTGGCGTGGGCGCCACCTACTTCCTGGGGGCCAACCGATTTGACTCCGAAGTCAACTACGCCACCTTCACCGAGGGGGCCAGGGATTACGAGCATGGAGACAGGGTCCGCTGGAACTTGGGCTACGCCTACGCCTTGAGCGACCGCTGGGACATCGGCGCCGAATCTTCCTGGACGATGCAGGAAGAGGCCCGATACAAAAACGAGGGCATGAAAGACGCCTATGTGGAATGGTATATGGGCCCCAAAGTGTCCTACAAGTACACCCCTTGGAAGCTCTATGCGGGCCTGCTGGCCGACGCACCGGTGCATCGCTGGTACGAAAGCAACAAGGCCGGGTCCGACGACTTCAGGCTCCAACTCAAGCTGATCAAGGTCTTCAACCTGAACGCCCTATTCGACTAG
- a CDS encoding helix-hairpin-helix domain-containing protein, whose amino-acid sequence MKKIILSLTLVAACLLFAAAAFAQDGIVSFNKATVQELMAIEDIDIPEELAQAIVDFRKAHGPFKSAEDMLKVPGMTQDFMEELNPQVTDDGDVVFDPDAEPALAPSKC is encoded by the coding sequence ATGAAGAAGATCATCCTCTCTCTCACCCTGGTTGCCGCCTGCCTGCTCTTCGCCGCCGCGGCCTTTGCCCAAGACGGCATCGTCAGCTTCAACAAGGCCACCGTCCAGGAACTCATGGCCATCGAGGACATCGACATCCCCGAGGAGCTGGCCCAGGCCATCGTGGACTTCCGCAAGGCCCATGGTCCCTTCAAGTCCGCCGAGGACATGCTCAAGGTCCCCGGCATGACCCAGGACTTCATGGAGGAACTCAATCCGCAGGTCACCGACGACGGCGACGTGGTCTTCGACCCGGACGCTGAGCCCGCGCTCGCACCGTCCAAGTGCTAG
- a CDS encoding mandelate racemase/muconate lactonizing enzyme family protein: MKIVSVDIIKVFPNANVGNVSVGGVGWSPVVVRVNTDEGISGFGEVGLAYGSAQSGGFGQAVDFARHIIGMDPMRIEAIWDLLHRMTFWGMGGGSVIFAAMSGIDIALWDIKGKALNAPVYQLLGGKTNDKLRAYASQLQFDWGKESHSLSKPEEYAEATRKAMADGFDAVKVDPVGFDEHGNWMADSGYGLLRHKQVQRAVDRVAAMREAGGPDMDIIIELHALTDTNTSIQLAKELEPLNCFYYEEPTQPLNSGLFKTIASKVNIPLAAGERMYSRWGYRPFFEDRSISIIQPDLCNTGGLTEGKKICDMAHVYDIGVQVHVCGGPISAAAALQLEAVIPNFVIHELHASALIDTNINLCKYDYRAKDGYFEIPDRPGIGQELTEEAFRNAEVVTVR, encoded by the coding sequence ATGAAAATCGTAAGCGTTGATATCATCAAGGTATTCCCCAACGCCAATGTCGGGAACGTCTCTGTGGGCGGCGTCGGCTGGAGCCCCGTGGTCGTCCGCGTGAACACGGACGAGGGCATCAGCGGATTTGGCGAAGTCGGGCTGGCATATGGCAGCGCCCAAAGCGGCGGCTTCGGCCAGGCCGTGGACTTCGCCCGGCACATCATCGGCATGGACCCCATGCGGATCGAGGCCATATGGGACCTGCTGCACCGCATGACCTTCTGGGGCATGGGTGGCGGCAGCGTCATCTTCGCCGCCATGAGCGGCATTGACATCGCCCTGTGGGACATCAAGGGCAAGGCCCTCAACGCCCCCGTCTACCAGCTCCTGGGCGGCAAGACCAACGACAAGCTCAGGGCCTACGCCAGCCAGTTGCAGTTCGACTGGGGCAAGGAAAGCCATTCCCTGTCCAAGCCCGAGGAGTACGCCGAGGCGACCCGCAAGGCCATGGCCGACGGGTTCGACGCCGTCAAGGTGGACCCCGTGGGCTTCGACGAGCACGGCAACTGGATGGCGGACAGCGGCTACGGGCTGCTCAGGCACAAACAGGTCCAGCGGGCCGTGGACCGCGTGGCGGCCATGCGCGAGGCGGGCGGCCCCGACATGGACATCATCATCGAACTGCATGCCCTGACCGACACCAACACGTCCATCCAGTTGGCCAAGGAATTGGAGCCCCTGAACTGCTTCTACTATGAAGAGCCCACCCAGCCCCTGAACAGCGGGCTGTTCAAGACCATCGCCTCCAAGGTCAACATCCCCCTGGCGGCCGGCGAACGCATGTACTCCCGCTGGGGATACCGCCCGTTCTTCGAGGACCGCTCCATCTCCATCATCCAGCCGGACCTGTGCAACACCGGCGGTCTCACCGAAGGCAAGAAGATCTGCGACATGGCCCACGTCTACGACATCGGGGTCCAGGTCCACGTCTGCGGCGGACCGATCTCGGCGGCCGCCGCGCTCCAGTTGGAGGCGGTCATTCCCAACTTCGTCATCCACGAGCTGCACGCTTCGGCCCTGATCGATACGAACATCAACCTCTGCAAGTACGACTACCGGGCCAAGGACGGATACTTCGAAATCCCGGACCGGCCCGGAATCGGCCAGGAACTCACTGAAGAAGCCTTCCGCAACGCCGAAGTCGTAACGGTCCGCTAG
- a CDS encoding sigma-54 dependent transcriptional regulator yields MPEKILLVDDEQDLLAVLKRSLGRQGYVVHTASTGLEAWKALSETAYDLVVSDLAMEPMSGLELLKQIRTIDHIQPFIIMTGAGTIETAVEAIKLGAYHYITKPFKTQELALLARRAIEYGQLHRKLETFSEREQQAESGAMVIGNNVLMQQMMTMIEKVSDSDVSILIQGETGTGKSLFAKRIHSASSRADKPFFTIDCGALSENLLESELFGHVKGAFSGAIRAKRGLLEEAQSGTIFLDEIGELTPSTQVKLLRAIQEKEIKPVGGNLPISVDVRFLSATSRNLEEAVETGEFRKDLYYRLAVIPLQLPALRNRPEDMVLFVGHFVRKFNARYNKKVQSLTPGAMQTLRDSPWKGNIRELENVIERAVLLAEGQTISVEDLCAHPLCFSAEEHGGEEGAVSLRQAVKNAEITAIRQALASAGGNRSKAAKILGIGRRTLYDKIDSYNL; encoded by the coding sequence ATGCCGGAAAAGATACTGTTGGTCGATGACGAGCAGGACCTGCTCGCCGTGCTGAAGCGATCCTTGGGCCGCCAAGGATACGTGGTGCATACGGCCTCCACCGGCCTGGAGGCCTGGAAGGCCCTGTCCGAGACCGCTTACGACCTTGTGGTCAGCGACCTGGCCATGGAACCCATGAGCGGGCTCGAACTGCTCAAGCAGATCCGGACCATAGACCACATTCAACCGTTCATCATCATGACGGGGGCCGGGACCATCGAGACTGCCGTGGAGGCCATCAAGCTCGGGGCTTACCACTACATCACCAAGCCGTTCAAGACCCAGGAACTGGCCTTGCTGGCTCGTCGGGCCATCGAATACGGCCAACTGCACCGCAAGCTGGAGACCTTCAGCGAGCGCGAACAGCAGGCGGAGTCCGGGGCCATGGTCATCGGCAACAACGTTCTCATGCAGCAGATGATGACCATGATCGAGAAGGTCTCGGACTCGGACGTGTCCATCCTCATCCAGGGCGAGACCGGCACGGGCAAGTCCCTGTTCGCCAAGCGCATACACAGCGCCAGCTCCCGGGCGGACAAGCCGTTCTTCACCATTGATTGCGGGGCCCTGTCCGAAAATCTTCTCGAAAGCGAGCTTTTCGGACACGTCAAGGGCGCTTTCAGCGGGGCCATCCGGGCCAAGCGCGGCCTGTTGGAGGAGGCCCAGAGCGGGACCATATTTCTGGATGAAATCGGCGAACTGACCCCATCCACCCAGGTCAAGCTTCTGCGGGCCATCCAGGAGAAGGAGATCAAGCCCGTGGGCGGCAACCTGCCCATCTCCGTGGATGTGCGCTTTCTTTCGGCCACCAGCCGCAACCTGGAGGAGGCCGTGGAGACCGGGGAGTTCCGCAAGGATCTTTATTACCGGCTGGCGGTCATCCCCCTGCAACTGCCCGCCTTGCGCAACCGCCCGGAAGACATGGTCCTGTTCGTGGGCCATTTCGTGCGCAAGTTCAACGCGCGCTACAACAAAAAGGTTCAGTCCCTGACGCCGGGGGCCATGCAGACCCTGCGCGACTCCCCGTGGAAGGGAAACATTCGCGAATTGGAGAACGTCATTGAGCGGGCCGTGCTTCTGGCCGAAGGGCAGACCATCAGCGTGGAGGATCTCTGCGCTCATCCTCTCTGTTTTTCTGCGGAGGAGCACGGGGGAGAGGAGGGCGCTGTCTCCTTGAGACAGGCCGTGAAGAACGCCGAAATCACGGCTATCCGCCAGGCTTTGGCCTCGGCCGGGGGCAATCGCTCCAAGGCGGCCAAGATACTCGGTATCGGGCGTCGCACTCTGTACGACAAGATAGATTCCTACAATCTTTAG
- a CDS encoding GntR family transcriptional regulator codes for MDFIADKIQKPTIYQLVYEQIKNAIIRGDWAVGDRLPSEQALAKTFGVNRLSVRLALQKLNTLGVLETKIGDGTYVKKFDMSQYLGEVSIFFSRPELLDDVADFRKLIETECCRLAIQKATEAEVGELERICREYSRQCAVLKGNYSEENLAELARTDLKFHSTICEFSHNELYFNAYTVAKDIIYRYLIIILRKRIENWKQRDDDTIDDRRHYGIYRAIKEKDFKTCKKILQKIVDHKIEL; via the coding sequence ATGGATTTTATAGCGGATAAAATACAAAAGCCCACCATATACCAGCTGGTTTACGAACAGATAAAAAATGCGATCATCCGCGGGGATTGGGCCGTCGGCGACAGGTTGCCTTCCGAACAGGCCCTGGCCAAGACCTTTGGCGTGAACCGGCTGTCGGTTCGTCTGGCGCTGCAGAAGCTCAACACTCTCGGCGTGCTGGAAACCAAGATCGGCGACGGTACCTACGTGAAGAAATTCGACATGAGCCAGTACCTCGGCGAGGTTTCGATTTTTTTCAGCCGCCCGGAACTGCTTGACGACGTTGCCGATTTCCGAAAGCTCATAGAGACCGAATGTTGCCGGTTGGCCATCCAGAAAGCGACCGAGGCGGAGGTCGGCGAACTCGAACGCATCTGCCGTGAATACTCCCGGCAATGCGCCGTGCTGAAGGGAAACTACAGCGAGGAAAATCTGGCGGAACTCGCCAGGACGGACCTGAAGTTCCACAGCACTATTTGCGAATTTTCCCATAACGAGCTGTATTTCAACGCCTACACGGTGGCCAAGGACATTATCTATCGCTACCTGATCATCATCCTGCGCAAGCGCATTGAGAACTGGAAGCAACGCGACGACGATACGATCGATGATCGGCGGCATTATGGCATCTACCGGGCGATAAAGGAAAAGGATTTTAAGACCTGCAAAAAAATCCTCCAGAAAATCGTGGACCACAAGATCGAATTGTAG
- a CDS encoding TRAP transporter large permease subunit has translation MLVFAFVLTIVLLIFLIVKVRVHAFIVLLFSGLLFGLLAGNAPVEVAKNVAAGFGGTLQHIGIVIVLGVLVGEILERTGGAQKIARSILKVVGIKRATYATSITGAMVAIPVFCDSGFVILNPIIKAISRVGKIPYMTLVVALMAALLTTHSFIPPTPGPVAAAALFNADLGRVMLYGLIISIPVVIACSIWANSRFIKGAYPELAEEEEIEDAARKIDESLESGPSTFMSYLPILIPIVLIVTSSFVHSDSAFGKVIGFVGTPWVALFIGTLAAFMLPKKCDRTVTEDWVVASMKSASEILLITGAAGGFAKVLQSTDIGMLLCNFILDTGLPGFVIPYLMATLMDVAMGSATVALMTVGAILGPIVGTLGITPEVAVLATAAGSLTFCHTNSSYFWCVSKMAGITELRTSYRIVTATSVIMGIVAMISLYILKMFI, from the coding sequence ATGTTGGTCTTCGCGTTTGTCTTAACAATTGTCTTACTGATCTTCCTGATCGTGAAAGTTCGGGTGCACGCTTTTATCGTGTTGCTCTTTTCCGGTCTGCTGTTCGGCCTGCTGGCCGGGAACGCCCCGGTCGAGGTCGCCAAAAACGTGGCTGCCGGGTTCGGAGGGACCCTGCAACACATCGGAATCGTGATCGTGCTCGGCGTTCTGGTCGGCGAAATCCTTGAACGGACGGGCGGCGCACAGAAAATCGCCCGCTCCATCCTCAAGGTGGTCGGCATCAAACGGGCAACCTATGCGACGTCGATTACGGGTGCGATGGTCGCCATTCCGGTCTTTTGCGATTCGGGATTCGTCATCCTGAATCCCATCATCAAGGCCATCTCCCGCGTGGGAAAGATACCGTACATGACGCTGGTCGTCGCGCTGATGGCCGCTTTGCTGACCACGCACTCGTTCATACCGCCCACTCCGGGGCCCGTCGCGGCGGCCGCGCTGTTCAACGCAGATCTCGGCCGGGTCATGCTGTACGGGCTCATAATCTCCATCCCCGTGGTCATCGCCTGCTCCATCTGGGCCAATTCCCGGTTCATCAAGGGAGCGTACCCCGAACTGGCGGAGGAAGAGGAAATTGAGGATGCAGCCAGAAAAATCGACGAGTCCCTGGAGTCCGGGCCGAGCACTTTCATGTCGTACCTGCCCATCCTCATTCCCATCGTGCTGATCGTCACCTCGTCCTTCGTCCATAGCGACTCGGCGTTCGGCAAGGTCATCGGCTTCGTGGGAACGCCCTGGGTGGCCCTCTTCATCGGCACCCTGGCCGCCTTCATGCTGCCCAAGAAATGCGACCGGACCGTGACGGAAGACTGGGTCGTCGCCTCCATGAAGAGCGCCTCCGAAATCCTGCTGATCACGGGAGCGGCGGGCGGTTTCGCAAAGGTGCTCCAGAGCACGGACATCGGCATGCTGCTCTGCAACTTCATCCTGGACACGGGCCTGCCGGGATTCGTCATCCCGTACCTGATGGCCACGCTGATGGATGTCGCCATGGGCTCCGCCACCGTGGCCCTGATGACCGTCGGCGCCATCCTCGGCCCCATTGTCGGCACGTTGGGCATCACCCCGGAAGTGGCCGTACTGGCTACCGCCGCGGGCAGCCTGACCTTCTGCCACACAAATTCGTCCTATTTCTGGTGCGTCTCGAAAATGGCCGGGATTACGGAACTCCGCACGTCCTACCGCATCGTGACCGCCACATCCGTCATCATGGGCATCGTTGCCATGATCTCGTTGTACATTCTGAAAATGTTTATCTAG
- a CDS encoding aryl-sulfate sulfotransferase, whose protein sequence is MKRREFITGAAVAAAATLVNPLKALSFPTVFPHGTTIYKPEKCWSGYTVFGTEVESEGSVLIDMNGNVVKQWKDIGQAEHPPKMLKGGYLAGAKRPAPDKKGRVWDDPYSTDLVVVDWNDKVVRKIPRAGMHHDYQFEGNPVGYHVPGMPVDNYKGKMLILSHKFVHNQFISDKELYDDYIAEVDADGKVIWDWLASEHFDEMDFPLDFKKTMYKYPTFSMTRTPGRKGGDWIHVNAASYLGPNKWWDEDKEKYAVFNPENIIISCRQTNTSFIIEKKTGKVVWQVGPEFYRDSMWTFGGKQYKRALSKLEQIIGQHHTHMIPKGLPGEGNIMIYDNGGYAGYGKRNPGAPVGWSDARRDYSRVIEFDPRTLKMVWEHSAKQMGMRNKYQFYSDYVSSAQRLPNGNTLITNGAVGQFQEVTPDHEIVWEYISPYYTANGKYNLVYRAYRVPYDYVPQLKKPVELKVTPPENTTFRVKAG, encoded by the coding sequence ATGAAAAGACGCGAATTCATCACCGGTGCAGCTGTGGCGGCCGCGGCAACACTGGTCAATCCTCTGAAGGCGTTGTCCTTCCCCACGGTATTTCCCCACGGGACGACCATTTACAAGCCGGAGAAGTGCTGGAGCGGCTACACCGTCTTCGGCACCGAGGTGGAATCCGAGGGCTCCGTCCTCATCGACATGAACGGCAACGTGGTCAAGCAGTGGAAGGATATTGGCCAGGCCGAACATCCGCCCAAGATGCTCAAGGGCGGTTATCTGGCTGGAGCCAAACGCCCGGCCCCGGACAAGAAGGGCCGCGTTTGGGACGATCCGTACTCCACCGATCTGGTGGTCGTGGACTGGAACGACAAGGTTGTCCGCAAGATCCCCCGCGCGGGCATGCACCACGACTATCAATTCGAAGGCAACCCCGTGGGCTACCACGTGCCGGGCATGCCTGTGGACAATTACAAGGGCAAGATGCTCATCCTGTCCCACAAGTTTGTCCACAACCAGTTCATCTCCGACAAGGAGTTGTACGACGACTATATCGCCGAGGTGGACGCCGACGGCAAGGTCATCTGGGACTGGCTCGCCTCCGAGCATTTCGACGAGATGGACTTCCCCCTGGACTTCAAGAAGACCATGTACAAGTACCCGACCTTCTCCATGACCCGCACCCCGGGCCGCAAGGGCGGCGACTGGATCCATGTCAACGCCGCCTCCTACCTCGGCCCCAACAAGTGGTGGGACGAAGACAAGGAGAAGTACGCGGTCTTCAACCCGGAGAACATCATCATCTCCTGCCGCCAGACCAACACCAGTTTCATCATCGAGAAGAAGACCGGCAAGGTCGTCTGGCAGGTTGGGCCCGAGTTCTACCGCGATTCCATGTGGACCTTCGGCGGCAAGCAGTACAAGCGCGCTCTGTCCAAGTTGGAGCAGATCATCGGTCAGCACCACACCCATATGATCCCCAAAGGATTGCCGGGCGAGGGCAACATCATGATTTACGACAACGGCGGCTACGCGGGCTATGGCAAGCGCAACCCCGGCGCACCCGTGGGCTGGTCCGACGCCCGTCGCGACTACTCCCGCGTCATCGAGTTCGACCCCCGCACCCTCAAGATGGTTTGGGAGCACTCGGCCAAACAGATGGGCATGCGCAACAAGTACCAGTTCTACTCCGACTACGTGTCTTCGGCCCAGCGGTTGCCCAACGGCAATACGCTGATCACCAACGGCGCGGTGGGGCAGTTCCAGGAAGTCACCCCGGATCATGAAATCGTCTGGGAATACATCAGCCCGTACTACACCGCCAACGGCAAGTACAATTTGGTTTACCGAGCCTATCGTGTGCCGTATGATTACGTGCCGCAACTCAAGAAGCCTGTGGAACTCAAGGTTACGCCTCCCGAGAACACCACCTTCCGGGTCAAGGCGGGCTAA
- a CDS encoding cation:proton antiporter, which translates to MGLATDIILIIVVAFFCGLAAQRMKQPIILGYILAGVLLGPYTGGLTISGTHEIELLAEIGIALLLFALGLEFSFKDLKPVKYVALIGTPIQMLLTMAMGYAVGQVMGFDWKSSLWLGALASFSSTMVLLKTLMNQGWLGTLSSKVMIGMLIVQDLAVVPMMIVLPELNDPVVGLPKLGFALVKAAVFLAAMILLGTRLLPWLMARIARLGSRELFLLAIAAIGLGVGYLTYLAGLSFAFGAFVAGMVLSESDFGHQALSDIIPLRDIFGLLFFSSVGMLFNPMYLVEHFKQIFWLLAVICVGKGLIFAVVAKIFRYRNVVPLAVGLGLFQVGEFSFVLARLGLSTGSIPRELYSMIMTVTILSMVLTPIVSGQTARLYALRKRWFSHEPLESSNMPRNGLSGHVIILGAGRVGLQIAQVLKRFDQTHVVVELDHRRFEQAKKAGIPAVYGDASQEIVLEAAGLRDAAQLIVTVPDLVTIRTILQHVRQDYPDLDIIARSTTREHLHDMKELGANEAVLPELEASLEMSRQSLLRLHKSPVDIQRHTDRIRQEFYSVLANSSDEYRELVQFRGAEQQFDLQWIKVAPSSPLAGKSIGESNIRKTTGASVVGVVRDGRLKTNPDAAYRLEPGDLVAFIGNDEDRSRFCLLSRTEAGPSVDCVA; encoded by the coding sequence ATGGGCCTGGCCACGGACATCATCCTCATCATCGTCGTCGCCTTCTTCTGCGGGCTGGCGGCCCAGCGCATGAAGCAACCGATCATCCTCGGCTACATCCTGGCCGGGGTGCTTCTCGGCCCGTACACCGGCGGGCTGACCATATCCGGAACCCATGAGATCGAGCTGCTGGCCGAGATCGGCATCGCGCTCCTCCTGTTCGCCCTGGGGTTGGAGTTCTCCTTCAAGGACCTCAAGCCGGTCAAGTACGTGGCCCTCATCGGCACCCCGATCCAGATGCTCCTGACCATGGCCATGGGGTACGCCGTGGGCCAGGTCATGGGCTTCGACTGGAAGTCCTCCCTGTGGCTGGGGGCGCTGGCCTCCTTTTCGAGCACCATGGTCCTCCTCAAGACGCTGATGAACCAGGGCTGGCTCGGGACGTTGTCCTCCAAGGTCATGATCGGCATGCTCATCGTCCAGGATCTGGCCGTGGTGCCCATGATGATCGTCCTGCCCGAGCTGAACGATCCGGTGGTCGGCCTGCCCAAGCTCGGCTTCGCCCTGGTCAAGGCCGCCGTATTTCTGGCCGCCATGATCCTGCTGGGCACCCGGCTGCTGCCCTGGCTCATGGCCCGCATCGCCCGGCTCGGCTCGCGCGAACTCTTTCTGCTGGCCATCGCGGCCATCGGCCTGGGCGTGGGATATCTGACCTACCTGGCCGGTCTGTCTTTCGCCTTCGGCGCTTTCGTGGCGGGCATGGTCCTGTCCGAATCGGACTTCGGCCACCAAGCCCTGTCGGACATCATCCCCCTGCGCGATATTTTCGGGCTGCTCTTCTTTTCTTCGGTGGGCATGCTTTTCAATCCCATGTACCTTGTGGAGCACTTCAAGCAGATATTCTGGTTGCTGGCCGTGATCTGCGTCGGCAAGGGGCTCATCTTCGCCGTGGTCGCCAAGATATTCCGCTACCGCAATGTCGTGCCCCTGGCCGTGGGGCTCGGCCTGTTCCAAGTCGGCGAGTTCTCTTTCGTTCTGGCCCGGCTGGGCCTGTCCACCGGGTCCATCCCCCGCGAACTGTATTCCATGATCATGACCGTGACCATCCTCTCCATGGTCCTGACCCCGATCGTCTCCGGCCAGACCGCCCGGCTCTACGCCCTGCGCAAGCGCTGGTTTTCCCATGAGCCCCTCGAATCCTCGAACATGCCCAGGAACGGCCTGAGCGGCCACGTGATCATCCTCGGCGCGGGCCGGGTGGGGCTCCAGATAGCCCAGGTCCTCAAACGCTTCGACCAGACCCACGTGGTCGTGGAGTTGGATCATCGCCGCTTCGAGCAGGCCAAGAAGGCGGGCATTCCGGCGGTCTACGGCGACGCCAGCCAGGAGATCGTGCTTGAAGCCGCCGGACTGCGCGATGCCGCCCAGCTCATCGTCACCGTGCCCGACCTGGTGACCATCCGGACAATTCTCCAGCACGTCCGGCAGGATTATCCGGACCTGGACATCATCGCCCGATCCACCACCCGGGAGCACCTCCACGACATGAAGGAACTGGGCGCGAACGAGGCCGTGCTTCCGGAACTTGAGGCCAGCCTGGAGATGTCCCGCCAGTCCCTGCTTCGGCTGCACAAGTCGCCTGTGGACATTCAACGGCACACGGACCGCATCCGCCAGGAGTTTTACTCCGTGCTGGCCAACTCCTCCGATGAATACCGCGAACTCGTCCAGTTTCGGGGGGCGGAACAACAGTTCGACCTGCAATGGATCAAGGTGGCCCCGAGCAGTCCCCTGGCCGGGAAATCCATCGGCGAAAGCAATATCCGCAAGACCACGGGCGCATCCGTGGTCGGCGTGGTCCGCGACGGGCGGCTCAAGACCAATCCCGACGCCGCCTATCGTCTTGAACCCGGCGACCTCGTGGCCTTCATCGGCAACGACGAAGACCGTTCCCGCTTCTGCCTCCTTTCCCGCACCGAAGCCGGTCCCTCCGTCGACTGCGTGGCGTAG